In Risungbinella massiliensis, a single window of DNA contains:
- the thpR gene encoding RNA 2',3'-cyclic phosphodiesterase — protein MVHWATYIALSFSENTGKQILNHSRIHLVDYEPIVSWSPAKYLHLTIHFIGWLSPEKIENINPILEEYRDDILRMPLIPTGRVVFLGWETKKEYIALEIKHSSELKHLHSHIKNRLKEVGVLVKEQPFLPHITLGRVWNRVNIQDVQIPVGDFSLQAEQIALFESIPDSIILS, from the coding sequence ATGGTTCATTGGGCGACCTATATAGCTCTTTCTTTTTCGGAGAATACAGGAAAGCAAATTCTCAATCATAGTAGGATTCATTTAGTTGATTATGAACCTATTGTGTCATGGAGTCCTGCCAAATACCTGCATTTGACAATACATTTCATAGGATGGCTTAGTCCAGAAAAGATTGAGAATATTAATCCAATACTTGAAGAATATCGTGATGATATTCTTCGTATGCCATTAATACCCACAGGTCGTGTAGTTTTCTTGGGATGGGAAACCAAAAAAGAATACATTGCTTTGGAAATAAAACACAGCTCTGAACTGAAACACCTGCATAGTCATATCAAAAACAGACTAAAGGAAGTAGGGGTGTTAGTGAAGGAGCAACCCTTTTTACCCCACATAACACTGGGACGTGTTTGGAATAGAGTGAATATACAGGATGTTCAAATACCTGTAGGAGACTTTTCACTCCAAGCCGAACAGATTGCACTTTTTGAAAGTATACCTGACTCCATTATCTTATCTTAG
- a CDS encoding helix-turn-helix domain-containing protein, producing MNPNDYISLGKFLKKQRKKLGYTLENLADDHISQATISNIERGILGVSEEKVRYLCKQLNVEFSQYPKLLKKENDSQKKLLKTLLGIESLMDYLGSNMPFDQLSNISLDQDDPMSFFVYYLNGKYYYHQNKWTKAKDHFIETLQLLKQLPEFKSSNIDAACFKELGRISYFHEGDTEKALHFNNQGLNSFQSDGERLNLKYTLLVTQAFYLEKLNRNEEANRTLDLLWEEIDKIDNSDVKINMYELRSLLFMKNKCHDEARKYAERGIEIAREYKRIDRGFELWTSLGSICVKLKEFEEAEDYFLLALAMKDFVRKEYLLVSTHTQLGKLYLEQEKWELAKEQLETAVSIGEKSSDEFRYIEALEALGDYHLKNGNIKEAIHPYEISLTLAEKHGFPVLRHNCLVKLGYCYKEVNSPKYKECMEKSFEIALQSKLNSLINVGGN from the coding sequence TTGAATCCAAATGACTATATATCTCTAGGGAAATTCCTTAAAAAGCAACGAAAAAAATTAGGCTATACTCTAGAAAATCTAGCTGACGATCATATCTCTCAGGCTACAATTAGTAATATTGAACGTGGTATTTTAGGTGTTAGTGAAGAAAAAGTTCGATATTTATGTAAACAGCTCAATGTTGAGTTCTCTCAATACCCTAAACTATTAAAAAAGGAGAACGACTCGCAAAAAAAGTTATTAAAAACATTGTTAGGTATTGAAAGTCTGATGGATTACTTAGGGAGTAATATGCCATTTGATCAGTTAAGCAATATATCATTGGATCAAGATGATCCTATGAGCTTTTTTGTTTATTATCTAAATGGTAAATATTATTATCACCAAAACAAATGGACAAAAGCGAAGGACCACTTCATTGAAACGCTACAATTATTAAAACAGTTACCTGAATTCAAAAGTAGCAATATTGATGCAGCTTGTTTCAAAGAGTTAGGTCGGATTTCCTATTTCCATGAAGGGGATACAGAAAAGGCACTTCATTTTAATAACCAAGGTTTAAATTCATTTCAATCAGACGGGGAGAGATTGAACCTTAAGTATACACTTTTAGTCACACAGGCTTTTTACCTTGAAAAATTAAATCGTAATGAAGAAGCCAACCGCACACTTGACTTATTATGGGAAGAAATAGATAAAATCGATAACAGTGATGTTAAAATTAATATGTATGAACTTCGCTCTTTACTTTTTATGAAAAATAAATGCCATGATGAAGCACGTAAATATGCTGAACGTGGAATTGAAATTGCCCGAGAATACAAACGTATTGATCGTGGATTCGAATTATGGACATCTCTAGGAAGTATTTGTGTAAAATTAAAAGAATTCGAAGAAGCTGAAGATTACTTTCTCCTAGCTTTAGCTATGAAGGATTTCGTTCGAAAAGAATATTTATTAGTCTCTACACATACACAATTAGGTAAACTCTACCTTGAACAAGAAAAGTGGGAGTTAGCTAAAGAACAGTTGGAAACAGCAGTGTCTATCGGTGAAAAGAGTAGCGATGAATTTCGTTATATAGAAGCACTAGAAGCTTTAGGAGATTACCATCTCAAAAATGGCAACATTAAAGAAGCCATTCATCCCTACGAAATTTCATTAACTTTGGCTGAAAAACACGGATTCCCAGTCCTGCGCCATAATTGTTTAGTGAAACTTGGATACTGTTATAAGGAAGTAAATTCTCCAAAATATAAAGAATGTATGGAAAAATCGTTTGAAATTGCTTTACAATCAAAGTTGAACTCATTAATAAATGTAGGAGGGAATTAA
- a CDS encoding peptidoglycan recognition protein family protein, producing the protein MQIKEQFIPMKYKRIRPRIAMNSEYITIHETANTTRGANAAAHARLLSSGNQSRQASWHFTVDDKEIYQHLPISEIGWHAGDGGNGTGNRKSIGIEICVNTDGNYEKAKAIALELVKFLMQKHGIPSRNVVPHKKWSGKNCPQRLLSGWTGFISKLGVAKPTIINPYPGHLIRKGSRGEVVKKIQSQLGGLVVDGIFGKKIEATVRGFQRKKGLGVDGVVGPKTWAKLF; encoded by the coding sequence ATGCAAATTAAAGAACAGTTTATTCCTATGAAATACAAACGGATTCGTCCTAGGATTGCAATGAATTCTGAGTATATCACCATTCATGAAACTGCGAATACGACCCGTGGCGCAAATGCTGCGGCTCATGCTCGTTTATTGAGCAGCGGAAATCAAAGTCGGCAGGCTAGTTGGCACTTTACGGTAGATGACAAGGAGATTTATCAGCACCTTCCTATCTCAGAAATTGGATGGCATGCTGGTGATGGGGGCAACGGGACTGGAAATAGAAAGAGTATTGGAATTGAGATCTGTGTAAATACAGATGGGAACTATGAGAAGGCAAAAGCAATTGCTCTGGAACTAGTAAAGTTCTTGATGCAGAAGCATGGCATTCCGTCTCGAAATGTAGTACCCCATAAAAAATGGTCGGGAAAAAATTGCCCACAACGGTTACTGTCTGGATGGACTGGATTTATAAGCAAATTGGGTGTGGCGAAACCTACCATTATCAATCCTTATCCGGGGCATCTTATTCGGAAAGGATCTAGGGGAGAAGTGGTAAAAAAGATCCAGAGTCAACTAGGAGGACTAGTGGTAGATGGGATCTTTGGGAAAAAAATAGAGGCAACTGTAAGGGGTTTTCAACGAAAAAAAGGGCTTGGTGTAGATGGGGTAGTTGGACCAAAGACGTGGGCAAAACTTTTTTAA
- a CDS encoding phage holin encodes MLRDKHRWKNVGLWISLIASIPMILEFIGVSILPEKWGPTENLLQAIISLLVVLGVLNNPTTKSIGYTDDKEDPQNAN; translated from the coding sequence ATGTTACGAGATAAACATAGATGGAAAAATGTGGGTCTATGGATTAGTTTGATTGCTTCTATTCCTATGATTCTAGAGTTTATTGGGGTTTCCATCCTCCCAGAAAAATGGGGACCTACAGAGAACTTGCTCCAAGCGATCATTTCTCTATTAGTGGTCTTGGGAGTCTTAAACAATCCAACTACCAAAAGTATTGGCTATACGGATGACAAGGAGGACCCACAAAATGCAAATTAA
- a CDS encoding phage tail spike protein: MDLVGVERSEDSTKLITALIGIGKTDANGNALSFTNYTPDEIETGYEKKEDWVGSVEAVGRWGKNGRHIFGIFKDDKATNPAELYQNTFRELKKLSKPNVQYKADVLLLEKVSGYEAHKVRLGDTILIKDTK; encoded by the coding sequence TTGGACTTAGTTGGAGTGGAGAGATCGGAGGATTCTACCAAGCTAATAACAGCACTCATTGGTATAGGAAAGACAGATGCAAACGGTAATGCCTTATCTTTTACGAACTATACTCCAGATGAAATAGAAACGGGCTATGAAAAGAAAGAGGATTGGGTAGGCTCCGTCGAAGCAGTAGGGCGATGGGGGAAAAATGGTCGGCATATCTTTGGAATTTTTAAAGACGATAAAGCAACCAACCCTGCTGAACTCTATCAAAATACCTTTAGAGAATTAAAGAAACTAAGTAAACCAAACGTCCAGTATAAAGCGGATGTTCTGCTTCTGGAAAAGGTGAGCGGTTATGAGGCGCACAAAGTTCGTCTAGGAGATACCATCCTCATTAAAGATACGAAGTAA
- a CDS encoding RusA family crossover junction endodeoxyribonuclease, with translation MTQRSKWKNSQAQRYLAYKERIGWEARKARIQRIMGSVEVQASAYLYGKREPDADNLAKAFLDGLNNIAWDDDRQVRKLSIEKIRVIHREEERTEIQIREMEPEGERE, from the coding sequence ATGACACAACGGAGCAAGTGGAAAAATTCACAGGCACAAAGATACCTAGCATATAAAGAAAGGATCGGTTGGGAAGCAAGAAAAGCTCGTATCCAAAGAATAATGGGTTCGGTGGAAGTCCAAGCCTCTGCTTATCTATATGGAAAACGAGAACCAGATGCAGATAACCTAGCCAAAGCTTTCTTGGATGGATTAAATAACATAGCTTGGGATGATGATCGCCAAGTTCGAAAGTTATCAATCGAGAAAATACGAGTTATACATAGAGAAGAGGAACGAACAGAAATCCAAATACGTGAGATGGAACCAGAGGGGGAAAGAGAATGA
- a CDS encoding ATP-binding protein, whose product MLLVQQITERIQQRKRESSSRLESMQDAPRYKCSLCQDNEWIVDPKHNWQAIPCSCAEKNRLQRRLKNALIPEEFTEAKFENYQVISQIQKRLKETAIHYLRNFPQIQGSTQNSLGFIAEVGETQIKRLPDLTQRAEMTEKYNSFGLGKTHLQMAMAKHLLHKGHAVLCISDVTFMHDLAQAKRISDGGTEFYRLLGAVTEAPILIWDDLGKSKHTETKEELYYWIINDRYKARKPIIFSSNEDDLTLSEKLGDAAYSRLYSMAKDYFVRGKGVDYRVSHRL is encoded by the coding sequence ATGCTACTCGTTCAGCAGATTACCGAGCGCATCCAACAGCGCAAACGGGAGTCGTCTTCCAGATTGGAAAGTATGCAAGACGCACCGAGATATAAATGCTCCCTATGCCAAGATAACGAGTGGATTGTAGATCCGAAACATAACTGGCAAGCCATTCCCTGCTCATGTGCAGAGAAGAATCGACTCCAACGTAGATTAAAAAACGCTTTAATACCAGAGGAGTTTACGGAAGCAAAGTTTGAAAACTACCAAGTGATTTCCCAGATTCAAAAAAGGTTAAAAGAGACAGCGATCCATTATCTTCGGAATTTTCCACAGATTCAGGGATCAACTCAGAACAGCCTAGGATTTATTGCAGAAGTAGGGGAGACGCAAATCAAGCGTCTTCCAGACCTCACACAGAGAGCTGAAATGACCGAGAAATATAACAGCTTTGGATTAGGGAAAACCCACCTCCAGATGGCGATGGCAAAGCATCTTCTGCATAAAGGTCATGCTGTACTTTGTATCTCGGATGTAACCTTTATGCATGATCTAGCCCAAGCTAAGCGGATTAGTGACGGAGGAACGGAGTTCTATCGCCTGTTAGGAGCTGTAACCGAAGCACCTATCTTGATCTGGGATGATCTTGGGAAAAGCAAACATACTGAAACAAAGGAAGAATTATATTACTGGATCATAAATGACCGATATAAAGCAAGAAAGCCAATCATTTTTTCCTCCAATGAGGATGATTTGACCTTATCTGAGAAATTAGGAGATGCTGCTTATTCACGACTTTATAGTATGGCAAAAGATTACTTTGTAAGGGGAAAAGGAGTCGATTATCGAGTGAGCCATCGTTTGTAA
- a CDS encoding helix-turn-helix domain-containing protein, with protein MLRKNLITQRMNHNLTQREVAELLGISEVFVRKIERGDSNPGRRTMLKFEGLYGVSERELFPDLFEVNFDTFCII; from the coding sequence GTGCTTCGGAAAAATCTTATTACACAAAGAATGAATCACAATTTAACACAAAGAGAAGTCGCAGAATTACTAGGTATTTCCGAAGTTTTTGTTCGAAAAATAGAGCGAGGTGATTCGAATCCTGGAAGAAGAACAATGTTAAAGTTTGAAGGTTTATATGGAGTTTCGGAACGGGAGCTATTTCCGGATCTTTTTGAGGTCAATTTTGATACATTTTGTATCATATAA
- a CDS encoding helix-turn-helix domain-containing protein, whose protein sequence is MLGKRLKELRGKRTQEEVANDLGILRARYSHYENGRSEPDNETLQRMANYYHVTVDYLLGKSNDKHNHLDQYIKEKIEAIPDLSKPHDQEIAMEKILELLKSKRPTLNGEPISEDQRKLFIAQFEAVLNAFKK, encoded by the coding sequence ATGTTGGGAAAAAGGCTAAAAGAGCTTAGAGGAAAAAGAACTCAAGAGGAAGTTGCCAATGACCTCGGTATTCTCCGAGCAAGATATTCTCATTATGAGAACGGCAGAAGCGAACCAGATAATGAAACATTACAGCGTATGGCAAATTACTACCATGTAACCGTTGATTATCTTCTTGGAAAAAGTAACGATAAACATAATCACCTAGATCAGTATATTAAAGAAAAAATAGAAGCTATCCCTGATTTAAGTAAACCTCATGATCAAGAGATAGCCATGGAAAAAATACTGGAACTTTTAAAGTCAAAAAGACCCACCCTAAACGGAGAGCCAATATCAGAAGATCAAAGAAAACTCTTCATTGCCCAGTTTGAAGCAGTTTTAAATGCATTTAAAAAGTAG